The following coding sequences are from one Humulus lupulus chromosome X, drHumLupu1.1, whole genome shotgun sequence window:
- the LOC133803750 gene encoding glutamate receptor 2.7-like isoform X2, with the protein MMRKNDIPAIVVFSVSLLFLLCNFPSMSLAQKSSNGGKIIGVKVGVILNLETDFGKMGLSCINMALSDFYTSNPAFTTRLRLHTRNSKSDVVEAAASALDLIKNVKVEAILGPETSMQTHFVIELGDKAQVPIITFSAKSPSLTSLRSPYFFRVAANDSSQVEAIAAVVKAFGWREVVPIYVDNEYGEGIIPYLTDALQDVDAQVPYRSVIPPTATDDHISAELYKLMTMQTRVFVLHMLPDLAYRIFAMAEKIGMMGNGYVWIMTDGVADFLGSANSTVLHSMQGVLGLKTHVPKTNKLQNFTARWRTKFQRENPTIVNPPMVTFGLWAYDAVFGLAKAVEEIGKASNFSFKMVNVSSDNNNSTDLGSFGVSRTGPELVQALSKMRFKGLSGEFKLVNGQLQTSTFEIINVNGSGERKVGFWTLENGLERTLGSGDKTKYSALNTSLAPIIWPGDSTSAPKGWQIPANGKTLRIGVPMKDGFKEFVNVSFPFSNDTVSGYSIDVFEAVLEALPYSVSFEYVPFAYANGSSAGTYNDLVYQVFDGKLDAAVGDITIRANRSLYVDFTLPYTESGVYMIVPIKDDRSGNAWAFLKPLTWDLWVTSGCFFIFVGFVVWVLEHRINEDFRGPPYHQIGTSFWYSFSTMVFAHKERVVSNLARFVVIIWCFVVLILTQSYTASLASLLTVQQLQPTITDVNQLLKNKEKVGFHRGSFIEGILKQMGFEDHQFVIYDTPEDLYQLFANGSKNNGIAAAFDETPYMKLFMTKYCSKFTMVEPTFKADGFAFAFPKGSHLVQDISRAILEVTEGKKMKVIEKLWFKNDTNCVDPNNKFSSNSLGLESFWGLFLIAGVASSLALVIYAAMFLYEQRNLLMNSDAEPSVWRRIAAIFRTFDEKDLSSHTFRKNEVGERSVIDLSSPNTNCLPSPSGFSVHTNSSFVFREPGSSSPDPNGTQTTYQETVVVSAVEVTYPNQDSRENHYS; encoded by the exons ATGATGAGGAAGAACGACATCCCAGCGATTGTCGTTTTTTCTGTGtccttgttgttcttgctttgtAATTTCCCGAGTATGTCGTTGGCCCAAAAAAGTAGTAATGGTGGGAAAATAATAGGAGTGAAAGTTGGGGTGATTCTGAACTTGGAGACTGATTTTGGTAAGATGGGGCTGAGCTGCATCAACATGGCTCTTTCTGATTTCTACACTTCCAATCCTGCCTTCACAACCAGGCTTCGTCTCCACACTAGGAACTCCAAATCCGACGTCGTTGAAGCCGCTGCTTCAG CTTTGGATCTAATAAAAAATGTTAAAGTCGAAGCCATTCTAGGCCCAGAAACATCAATGCAGACCCACTTCGTAATCGAACTCGGTGACAAAGCCCAAGTGCCCATCATTACATTCTCCGCGAAAAGCCCATCTCTCACTTCTCTCCGAAGCCCATACTTCTTCCGAGTAGCCGCAAACGATTCGTCTCAGGTGGAAGCCATTGCTGCCGTCGTCAAAGCTTTCGGATGGAGAGAAGTAGTGCCCATCTACGTCGACAACGAGTACGGCGAGGGAATCATTCCTTACTTGACCGACGCTTTACAAGACGTCGATGCCCAAGTACCGTACCGGAGTGTGATCCCTCCGACCGCCACAGACGACCACATTTCAGCCGAGCTCTACAAGCTCATGACTATGCAGACAAGGGTCTTCGTCCTTCATATGTTGCCGGATCTCGCGTACCGAATCTTTGCCATGGCTGAGAAGATTGGTATGATGGGTAATGGTTACGTATGGATAATGACTGATGGGGTTGCTGATTTTCTGGGCTCAGCTAATTCAACTGTTCTCCATTCGATGCAAGGAGTTTTGGGGTTGAAAACCCATGTCCCTAAAACGAACAAGCTTCAGAATTTTACGGCTCGGTGGAGAACCAAATTTCAACGTGAAAATCCCACCATTGTTAACCCTCCTATGGTGACTTTCGGGCTTTGGGCTTACGACGCCGTTTTTGGATTGGCCAAGGCTGTTGAGGAGATTGGGAAGGCATCGAACTTCAGCTTCAAAATGGTGAATGTTTCGAGTGATAATAATAACTCTACTGATTTGGGATCGTTTGGGGTGTCTCGTACTGGTCCGGAGCTTGTTCAAGCGTTATCGAAAATGAGGTTTAAAGGGCTTTCGGGTGAGTTTAAACTCGTCAATGGGCAGCTACAAACTTCTACTTTTGAGATCATCAACGTGAATGGAAGTGGGGAAAGAAAGGTTGGGTTTTGGACGCTTGAGAATGGACTCGAGAGAACGTTGGGTTCGGGAGATAAGACCAAATACTCTGCTTTGAATACCAGTTTGGCGCCTATAATATGGCCTGGTGACTCTACCTCAGCTCCTAAGGGGTGGCAGATCCCGGCAAATGGGAAGACGTTGCGAATTGGGGTCCCGATGAAAGATGGGTTTAAGGAGTTTGTGAATGTGTCTTTTCCTTTCTCAAACGACACCGTTTCAGGATACAGTATCGATGTTTTTGAGGCTGTTTTGGAAGCACTGCCTTATTCTGTTTCTTTCGAGTATGTTCCCTTTGCCTATGCCAATGGCAGTAGTGCTGGCACTTACAATGACCTTGTCTACCAAGTGTTTGATGGg AAACTGGATGCTGCAGTTGGGGACATAACCATTAGAGCAAATAGGTCCTTGTACGTGGACTTTACATTGCCATATACTGAGTCTGGTGTGTACATGATAGTACCAATCAAGGATGATAGAAGTGGCAATGCTTGGGCATTCTTGAAGCCTTTGACTTGGGATCTTTGGGTAACAAGTGgttgttttttcatttttgttggGTTTGTAGTATGGGTTCTTGAACACCGAATAAATGAGGACTTTCGTGGCCCTCCATATCATCAAATTGGAACAAGCTTTTGGTACTCTTTTTCAACCATGGTTTTTGCACATA AGGAAAGAGTTGTGAGTAACTTGGCAAGGTTTGTAGTGATTATATGGTGCTTTGTAGTACTCATACTCACCCAAAGTTACACAGCTAGTTTGGCCTCGCTTTTAACAGTCCAACAACTCCAACCAACCATTACTGATGTGAACCAGCTCCTCAAGAACAAGGAGAAAGTTGGCTTTCATCGGGGTTCTTTTATAGAAGGAATATTGAAACAAATGGGGTTTGAAGATCACCAATTTGTGATCTATGACACTCCAGAAGACTTATACCAACTCTTTGCAAATGGGAGTAAAAACAATGGGATTGCTGCTGCTTTTGATGAAACACCTTACATGAAACTTTTTATGACAAAATATTGCTCCAAGTTTACCATGGTTGAACCAACATTCAAAGCTGACGGCTTTGCTTTT GCTTTTCCGAAAGGCTCGCACCTTGTTCAAGATATTTCGAGGGCAATATTGGAAGTGACTGAAGGAAAGAAAATGAAGGTTATAGAAAAATTGTGGTTCAAGAATGACACCAACTGTGTAGACCCCAACAACAAGTTCTCATCCAACAGTCTTGGGCTGGAAAGCTTTTGGGGACTCTTCCTCATCGCAGGTGTGGCTTCATCGTTGGCGCTTGTCATATATGCTGCCATGTTCCTCTATGAGCAAAGGAATCTCTTGATGAACTCCGACGCAGAACCATCAGTTTGGAGGAGAATTGCGGCCATTTTTAGAACATTTGACGAAAAGGACCTCAGTTCGCACACTTTTAGAAAGAATGAAGTTGGAGAAAGAAGCGTCATTGACTTGTCATCGCCGAACACCAACTGCCTGCCAAGTCCTTCAGGGTTCTCAGTCCATACAAATTCAAGCTTTGTGTTTAGGGAGCCAGGATCGTCTTCTCCAGACCCAAATGGTACACAAACAACTTATCAAGAGACTGTTGTAGTCTCAGCTGTAGAGGTTACTTACCCAAATCAAGACTCGAGGGAGAATCACTACTCTTAG
- the LOC133803750 gene encoding glutamate receptor 2.7-like isoform X1 translates to MMRKNDIPAIVVFSVSLLFLLCNFPSMSLAQKSSNGGKIIGVKVGVILNLETDFGKMGLSCINMALSDFYTSNPAFTTRLRLHTRNSKSDVVEAAASALDLIKNVKVEAILGPETSMQTHFVIELGDKAQVPIITFSAKSPSLTSLRSPYFFRVAANDSSQVEAIAAVVKAFGWREVVPIYVDNEYGEGIIPYLTDALQDVDAQVPYRSVIPPTATDDHISAELYKLMTMQTRVFVLHMLPDLAYRIFAMAEKIGMMGNGYVWIMTDGVADFLGSANSTVLHSMQGVLGLKTHVPKTNKLQNFTARWRTKFQRENPTIVNPPMVTFGLWAYDAVFGLAKAVEEIGKASNFSFKMVNVSSDNNNSTDLGSFGVSRTGPELVQALSKMRFKGLSGEFKLVNGQLQTSTFEIINVNGSGERKVGFWTLENGLERTLGSGDKTKYSALNTSLAPIIWPGDSTSAPKGWQIPANGKTLRIGVPMKDGFKEFVNVSFPFSNDTVSGYSIDVFEAVLEALPYSVSFEYVPFAYANGSSAGTYNDLVYQVFDGKLDAAVGDITIRANRSLYVDFTLPYTESGVYMIVPIKDDRSGNAWAFLKPLTWDLWVTSGCFFIFVGFVVWVLEHRINEDFRGPPYHQIGTSFWYSFSTMVFAHKERVVSNLARFVVIIWCFVVLILTQSYTASLASLLTVQQLQPTITDVNQLLKNKEKVGFHRGSFIEGILKQMGFEDHQFVIYDTPEDLYQLFANGSKNNGIAAAFDETPYMKLFMTKYCSKFTMVEPTFKADGFAFVRPLFLCYQPLYSFVSYINSYMILFSTCISQAFPKGSHLVQDISRAILEVTEGKKMKVIEKLWFKNDTNCVDPNNKFSSNSLGLESFWGLFLIAGVASSLALVIYAAMFLYEQRNLLMNSDAEPSVWRRIAAIFRTFDEKDLSSHTFRKNEVGERSVIDLSSPNTNCLPSPSGFSVHTNSSFVFREPGSSSPDPNGTQTTYQETVVVSAVEVTYPNQDSRENHYS, encoded by the exons ATGATGAGGAAGAACGACATCCCAGCGATTGTCGTTTTTTCTGTGtccttgttgttcttgctttgtAATTTCCCGAGTATGTCGTTGGCCCAAAAAAGTAGTAATGGTGGGAAAATAATAGGAGTGAAAGTTGGGGTGATTCTGAACTTGGAGACTGATTTTGGTAAGATGGGGCTGAGCTGCATCAACATGGCTCTTTCTGATTTCTACACTTCCAATCCTGCCTTCACAACCAGGCTTCGTCTCCACACTAGGAACTCCAAATCCGACGTCGTTGAAGCCGCTGCTTCAG CTTTGGATCTAATAAAAAATGTTAAAGTCGAAGCCATTCTAGGCCCAGAAACATCAATGCAGACCCACTTCGTAATCGAACTCGGTGACAAAGCCCAAGTGCCCATCATTACATTCTCCGCGAAAAGCCCATCTCTCACTTCTCTCCGAAGCCCATACTTCTTCCGAGTAGCCGCAAACGATTCGTCTCAGGTGGAAGCCATTGCTGCCGTCGTCAAAGCTTTCGGATGGAGAGAAGTAGTGCCCATCTACGTCGACAACGAGTACGGCGAGGGAATCATTCCTTACTTGACCGACGCTTTACAAGACGTCGATGCCCAAGTACCGTACCGGAGTGTGATCCCTCCGACCGCCACAGACGACCACATTTCAGCCGAGCTCTACAAGCTCATGACTATGCAGACAAGGGTCTTCGTCCTTCATATGTTGCCGGATCTCGCGTACCGAATCTTTGCCATGGCTGAGAAGATTGGTATGATGGGTAATGGTTACGTATGGATAATGACTGATGGGGTTGCTGATTTTCTGGGCTCAGCTAATTCAACTGTTCTCCATTCGATGCAAGGAGTTTTGGGGTTGAAAACCCATGTCCCTAAAACGAACAAGCTTCAGAATTTTACGGCTCGGTGGAGAACCAAATTTCAACGTGAAAATCCCACCATTGTTAACCCTCCTATGGTGACTTTCGGGCTTTGGGCTTACGACGCCGTTTTTGGATTGGCCAAGGCTGTTGAGGAGATTGGGAAGGCATCGAACTTCAGCTTCAAAATGGTGAATGTTTCGAGTGATAATAATAACTCTACTGATTTGGGATCGTTTGGGGTGTCTCGTACTGGTCCGGAGCTTGTTCAAGCGTTATCGAAAATGAGGTTTAAAGGGCTTTCGGGTGAGTTTAAACTCGTCAATGGGCAGCTACAAACTTCTACTTTTGAGATCATCAACGTGAATGGAAGTGGGGAAAGAAAGGTTGGGTTTTGGACGCTTGAGAATGGACTCGAGAGAACGTTGGGTTCGGGAGATAAGACCAAATACTCTGCTTTGAATACCAGTTTGGCGCCTATAATATGGCCTGGTGACTCTACCTCAGCTCCTAAGGGGTGGCAGATCCCGGCAAATGGGAAGACGTTGCGAATTGGGGTCCCGATGAAAGATGGGTTTAAGGAGTTTGTGAATGTGTCTTTTCCTTTCTCAAACGACACCGTTTCAGGATACAGTATCGATGTTTTTGAGGCTGTTTTGGAAGCACTGCCTTATTCTGTTTCTTTCGAGTATGTTCCCTTTGCCTATGCCAATGGCAGTAGTGCTGGCACTTACAATGACCTTGTCTACCAAGTGTTTGATGGg AAACTGGATGCTGCAGTTGGGGACATAACCATTAGAGCAAATAGGTCCTTGTACGTGGACTTTACATTGCCATATACTGAGTCTGGTGTGTACATGATAGTACCAATCAAGGATGATAGAAGTGGCAATGCTTGGGCATTCTTGAAGCCTTTGACTTGGGATCTTTGGGTAACAAGTGgttgttttttcatttttgttggGTTTGTAGTATGGGTTCTTGAACACCGAATAAATGAGGACTTTCGTGGCCCTCCATATCATCAAATTGGAACAAGCTTTTGGTACTCTTTTTCAACCATGGTTTTTGCACATA AGGAAAGAGTTGTGAGTAACTTGGCAAGGTTTGTAGTGATTATATGGTGCTTTGTAGTACTCATACTCACCCAAAGTTACACAGCTAGTTTGGCCTCGCTTTTAACAGTCCAACAACTCCAACCAACCATTACTGATGTGAACCAGCTCCTCAAGAACAAGGAGAAAGTTGGCTTTCATCGGGGTTCTTTTATAGAAGGAATATTGAAACAAATGGGGTTTGAAGATCACCAATTTGTGATCTATGACACTCCAGAAGACTTATACCAACTCTTTGCAAATGGGAGTAAAAACAATGGGATTGCTGCTGCTTTTGATGAAACACCTTACATGAAACTTTTTATGACAAAATATTGCTCCAAGTTTACCATGGTTGAACCAACATTCAAAGCTGACGGCTTTGCTTTTGTAAGACCTCTATTTCTTTGTTACCAACCCCTGTATTCATTTGTCTCGTATATAAACTCATATATGATATTATTCTCAACATGTATATCCCAGGCTTTTCCGAAAGGCTCGCACCTTGTTCAAGATATTTCGAGGGCAATATTGGAAGTGACTGAAGGAAAGAAAATGAAGGTTATAGAAAAATTGTGGTTCAAGAATGACACCAACTGTGTAGACCCCAACAACAAGTTCTCATCCAACAGTCTTGGGCTGGAAAGCTTTTGGGGACTCTTCCTCATCGCAGGTGTGGCTTCATCGTTGGCGCTTGTCATATATGCTGCCATGTTCCTCTATGAGCAAAGGAATCTCTTGATGAACTCCGACGCAGAACCATCAGTTTGGAGGAGAATTGCGGCCATTTTTAGAACATTTGACGAAAAGGACCTCAGTTCGCACACTTTTAGAAAGAATGAAGTTGGAGAAAGAAGCGTCATTGACTTGTCATCGCCGAACACCAACTGCCTGCCAAGTCCTTCAGGGTTCTCAGTCCATACAAATTCAAGCTTTGTGTTTAGGGAGCCAGGATCGTCTTCTCCAGACCCAAATGGTACACAAACAACTTATCAAGAGACTGTTGTAGTCTCAGCTGTAGAGGTTACTTACCCAAATCAAGACTCGAGGGAGAATCACTACTCTTAG